The following proteins are encoded in a genomic region of Micrococcaceae bacterium Sec5.8:
- a CDS encoding helix-turn-helix domain-containing protein produces MTLIAPRVTAALPAEDARKLRYALNGSDDITVFVDGTVHRLPAQARDAVVDVLARFSRGDAVTVSSVEEMLTTSRAAELAGISHTYLRNLTDRGEIPVEYRGTHRRIRLADIMAWLEKQTKNLTAGSVPDHAGDGAADAS; encoded by the coding sequence ATGACACTGATTGCTCCCCGGGTCACGGCCGCCCTCCCGGCTGAGGACGCCCGGAAACTCCGGTACGCCCTGAACGGCAGTGATGACATCACGGTGTTCGTCGACGGCACAGTCCACCGGCTGCCGGCCCAGGCGCGGGACGCCGTCGTCGATGTGCTGGCGCGCTTCAGCCGCGGCGACGCGGTCACAGTCAGCAGCGTGGAGGAAATGCTGACCACGTCCCGGGCCGCGGAGCTGGCCGGCATCTCGCACACATACCTGCGGAACCTGACGGACCGCGGCGAAATTCCGGTGGAATACCGGGGCACCCACCGGCGCATCCGGTTGGCTGACATCATGGCCTGGCTGGAAAAGCAGACGAAGAACCTTACCGCCGGCAGCGTCCCGGACCACGCCGGTGACGGCGCCGCGGATGCTTCGTGA
- a CDS encoding helix-turn-helix domain-containing protein — translation MQQQDVEQLVEQVAQKLGRGLSLEDLDGQLLAYSSNQSHADRVRVNFLLSKRVPLDVSAWQLSHGIATAVRPVVVPANADLGMLGRVCVPLLVRGFRVGYLWVQLVSEEPTATTVLAQLPGVARELEQLSALLLDSNTAESEFRRRREREFLAACRGESNAVAAVAGWKEVQGRGPWQLVTVLDADGWAEGSDPIASTLIHRSAALQATIGVDAALFSAGTETHAVVLFRESTGRADHAQVLVHYQLELAKRSGRPVHRIILGTSEGFARPRELEDAYRRSRQAAQAAAVDPQLGELVDCRATGIYQLLASAGGGAGAWADAGSVYFRILEDHDRNLELLPVLELFYDNDGSVQEVADKLHLHRSSIYNRLGRIRQLLGVDPLKGMVRLELHAALKARRWAGRPRI, via the coding sequence ATGCAGCAGCAGGATGTCGAACAGCTCGTGGAACAGGTGGCACAGAAACTGGGACGCGGCCTCTCACTGGAGGACCTGGACGGCCAGCTGCTCGCCTACAGTTCCAACCAGTCGCACGCGGACCGGGTCCGGGTGAACTTTCTGCTCAGCAAACGGGTCCCGCTGGATGTCAGCGCCTGGCAGCTCTCCCACGGGATCGCGACCGCCGTCCGCCCTGTGGTGGTGCCGGCCAACGCGGACCTTGGAATGCTGGGCCGGGTCTGTGTCCCCCTGCTGGTGCGGGGTTTCCGGGTGGGCTACCTGTGGGTTCAGCTCGTCTCGGAGGAGCCGACGGCGACGACCGTTCTGGCCCAGCTGCCCGGGGTGGCCCGCGAACTGGAGCAGCTCTCGGCCCTGCTGCTGGACTCCAACACTGCTGAATCGGAGTTCCGCCGCCGCCGCGAACGGGAGTTCCTGGCCGCGTGCCGGGGCGAGTCCAACGCCGTCGCAGCGGTGGCGGGCTGGAAGGAAGTGCAGGGGCGCGGGCCGTGGCAGCTGGTGACGGTCCTAGACGCCGACGGCTGGGCGGAAGGCTCCGATCCCATCGCTTCGACGCTGATCCACCGTTCCGCGGCGCTCCAGGCCACCATCGGGGTGGACGCCGCGCTGTTCAGCGCCGGGACGGAAACCCACGCCGTCGTCTTGTTCCGCGAATCAACCGGCCGGGCGGATCACGCCCAGGTGCTGGTCCACTATCAGCTGGAACTGGCCAAACGATCCGGCCGGCCGGTCCACCGGATCATCCTCGGAACTTCCGAAGGCTTTGCCAGGCCGCGGGAGCTCGAGGACGCGTACCGGCGGTCCCGGCAGGCCGCGCAGGCAGCGGCAGTGGATCCCCAGCTGGGTGAGCTCGTGGACTGCCGGGCGACGGGGATCTACCAGTTACTGGCCTCCGCTGGCGGTGGCGCGGGTGCCTGGGCAGACGCTGGCTCCGTCTATTTCCGCATTCTGGAGGACCATGACCGTAACCTGGAGCTGCTGCCGGTCCTGGAACTCTTCTACGACAACGACGGCTCGGTCCAGGAAGTGGCGGACAAGCTGCACCTGCACCGGAGCAGTATCTACAACCGGCTGGGCCGGATCCGGCAACTCCTCGGCGTCGATCCGCTCAAGGGGATGGTGCGGCTGGAGCTCCACGCGGCCCTCAAGGCCCGGCGCTGGGCCGGCCGCCCCAGGATCTGA
- the ptsP gene encoding phosphoenolpyruvate--protein phosphotransferase: MQNFPGVGVSPGRIIGTIRQMPKPVSEPPAGEQLPAGVTAEEATAALKSAARAVHDELKARAGTVSGDGKAVLEATALMATDTMLLKSAAKLIGRGTSGQRAIWEAGASVSEMLHNLGGYMAERATDVLDVRARIVAELRGVPAPGIPSSPTPFILIAEDLAPADTATLDPEKILALLTAGGGPQSHTAIIARSLGLPAVVAATGVDQLPDNTEVYVDGAAGLITTDPDDSQRAAAEHWAATASLLADFDGTGATADGHLVPLLANVGGAKDAVAAAQLNAQGVGLFRTEFCFLERDTEPTVDEQAAAYKGVFDAFPGKKVVLRTLDAGADKPLPFLTDATEPNPALGVRGYRTDFTTPGVLERQLQAIARAEQESEADVWVMAPMISTAEEAARFATLCSEAAIKTPGVMVEVPSAALTAEAILREVGFASLGTNDLTQYAMAADRQLGPLAALNTPWQPAVLRLVRLTVEGSTAEGHNKPVGVCGEAAADPALAVVLTGLGVSTLSMTARSLAAVAAVLKTVTLAEAQELAKLALSAPSATQARAWVREKLPVLEELGL, translated from the coding sequence GTGCAGAACTTCCCAGGAGTAGGCGTCAGCCCCGGCCGCATCATCGGAACCATCCGCCAGATGCCCAAACCTGTCAGCGAACCGCCTGCCGGGGAACAGTTACCGGCCGGCGTGACGGCTGAGGAAGCAACGGCGGCCCTGAAGTCCGCCGCCCGGGCGGTCCACGATGAGCTGAAGGCCCGGGCCGGGACCGTCAGCGGCGACGGCAAAGCCGTCCTGGAAGCCACTGCCTTGATGGCGACAGACACGATGCTGCTGAAATCGGCTGCCAAACTGATCGGGCGTGGTACGTCCGGCCAGCGTGCCATCTGGGAGGCCGGCGCCTCCGTCTCGGAAATGCTGCACAACCTGGGCGGCTACATGGCCGAGCGTGCTACCGACGTCCTGGACGTCCGGGCCCGGATTGTGGCCGAACTGCGCGGGGTCCCGGCTCCGGGAATTCCTTCCTCCCCCACCCCGTTCATTCTCATTGCGGAGGACCTTGCCCCGGCGGATACCGCCACCCTTGACCCGGAAAAGATCCTCGCCCTGCTCACGGCCGGAGGTGGCCCGCAATCCCACACCGCCATCATTGCCCGCTCCCTGGGCCTTCCCGCCGTGGTTGCCGCCACCGGCGTTGACCAGCTGCCGGATAACACCGAGGTTTATGTCGACGGCGCCGCCGGCCTGATCACGACGGACCCCGACGACTCCCAGCGGGCCGCCGCCGAACACTGGGCCGCGACCGCCTCGTTGCTGGCGGACTTCGACGGCACGGGCGCGACGGCGGACGGCCACCTGGTCCCGCTGCTCGCCAACGTCGGCGGAGCCAAGGACGCCGTGGCCGCCGCGCAGCTGAACGCCCAGGGCGTTGGGCTGTTCCGTACCGAATTCTGCTTCCTGGAGCGCGACACCGAACCCACCGTGGACGAACAGGCCGCCGCCTACAAGGGCGTCTTCGATGCCTTCCCGGGCAAGAAAGTGGTGCTCCGGACACTCGACGCCGGCGCAGACAAGCCGCTGCCCTTCCTCACCGACGCCACCGAACCCAACCCTGCCCTCGGCGTCCGCGGATACCGCACAGATTTCACCACGCCGGGCGTCCTGGAGCGCCAGTTGCAGGCGATCGCGCGGGCTGAGCAGGAGTCCGAGGCGGACGTCTGGGTGATGGCCCCGATGATTTCCACCGCCGAGGAAGCCGCCCGCTTCGCTACACTGTGCAGCGAGGCCGCGATCAAGACTCCCGGAGTCATGGTGGAAGTTCCGTCCGCGGCGCTCACCGCCGAGGCGATCCTGCGCGAGGTCGGCTTCGCGAGCCTGGGAACCAACGACCTCACACAGTACGCCATGGCGGCGGACCGCCAGCTGGGCCCGCTTGCGGCGCTCAACACGCCCTGGCAGCCCGCTGTTCTCCGGCTCGTCCGGCTGACCGTGGAAGGCTCCACGGCGGAGGGCCACAACAAACCGGTCGGCGTCTGCGGCGAGGCCGCTGCTGACCCTGCCCTCGCCGTCGTCCTGACCGGGCTGGGGGTCTCAACCCTGTCCATGACGGCCCGATCCCTGGCTGCCGTGGCCGCCGTGTTGAAAACTGTCACCCTGGCCGAGGCACAGGAGCTGGCTAAACTCGCCCTTTCCGCGCCGAGCGCCACCCAGGCCCGCGCCTGGGTCCGGGAGAAGTTGCCGGTCCTCGAAGAGCTGGGGCTGTAG